The region TAACGGCCGCGGGGACCTACGGTAGCGTAAGTTACGCCACCGTAGGGAGTTTCTCGTGACCGTCAGCACCACACTGAGTCAGACCGCACTGCTCGTCGAGTTGGAGCCGGTGGTTGCCCGCAACCTGGACCGGCACCTCTCGCTGGCCAAGGAGTGGTTCCCGCACGAGTACGTGCCGTGGAGCGAGGGGCGCACCTTCGACGGGCCGCTCGGCGGCGAGGCGTGGTCACCGACCGACTCGACGATCCCGGACGTGGCCCGCACCGCGCTGATCGTGAACCTGCTGACCGAGGACAACCTGCCCTCGTACCACCACGAGATCGCCACCCTGTTCGGCCGTGACGGCGCGTGGGGCACCTGGGTGCACCGGTGGACCGCGGAGGAGGGCCGGCACGGGGTCGCGATCCGCGACTACCTGACCGTCACCCGCGCCGTCGACCCGGTGGCGTTGGAGCGGGCCCGGATGACGCACATGTCGGAGGGCTACACCAACGCCCACGGCGACGAGGTGCTGCACTCGCTGGCGTACGTCTCGTTCCAGGAGTTGGCCACCCGGATCTCGCACCGCAACACCGGCAAGGCCACCGGCGATCCCGCCTGCGAGGCGTTGTTGGCCCGGGTGGCCGCCGACGAGAACCTGCACATGGTCTTCTACCGCAACCTGCTCGCCGCCGCGTTCGAGCTGGCTCCGAGTCAGGCCATGCGCGCCGTCGCCGACGTGGTGGCCGACTTCCAGATGCCGGGCAGCGGCATCGACGGCTTCGCCCGCAAGTCCGTGGCGATCGCCCTGGCCGGCATCTACGACCTGCGCCAGCACCGCGACGAGGTGTTGCAGCCGGTGCTGCGTCAGTGGGACGTCTTCAACGTGACCGGCCTCGACGCCGACGGTGAAGCCGCCCGCGAGCAGCTCGCCGCCCAGCTGGCGAACCTGGACCGCGCCGCGAGCCGCTTCGAGGAGAAGCGCGACGCCCGAGCCTCCCGCCTAGCCCTCCGCTAACCCCAACCCCGCCCCCACCCCCACCCCCGGTCCCGCCCCGTTGATCATGAAGTTATTGCCACTCGCGTCGGCGTGTCATGGCGATAACTTCATGATCAACGCGTTTCCGGGGTGGGGTGGGGTGGGGTGGGTCAGGTTTGGGGGAGGAGGAGGCAGGTGCTGGTGGCGTGGGCTATCAGGCGGGCGTTCGCGTCGGTGATGCGGGCCTCGGCCAGAGCCGTGCGCCGGCCGCGTTGCAACACCGTTCCCTCGCAGCGCAGCGTGCCGCTCTCGACGGTGACCGGGCGCAGGAACTTCACGTTGAGATCCAGCGAGGTGTAGCCGACGCCGGCGGGCAGGGTGGTGTGCACGGCGCACCCGGCGGCGGTGTCCAGCAGGGTCGAGAGCACGCCGCCGTGGACGGTGCCGAGTGGGTTGTAGTGGAACTCCTGCGGGGTCAGCTCGACGACTACCCGACCCTCGTCGGCCTCCATCCGGGTCATGTCCAGAAGGTGCATCACCGGCGGCGCGGCCAGTTCGCCGGCGATCATCGCCCGGAGCATGTCGAGGCCGCCGCGTCGGCCGACCTGGGCCGCGTTGACCGACGGGTCCGCCCAGGTGAAGGTACGGCTGCGCGCTGGTTCCTGCGTCTGCGTCATGGACGCAGACTGGCAGCCGGTTGCTGAGTCTGTCAACGAGATCTAGCCTGGTCCGATGCGACCTCCGGCTCTGGACTGGTCAGTGGAGAACTGCACCATCGCCCGCGCGATGGAGGTCCTCGGTGAGCGGTGGACGCTCGTGGTCCTCCGCGAGGTGTTCACCGGCGTACGCCGCTTCGACGACATGCGGGTACGCACCGGCATTCCGCGCCAGGTGCTGACCAACCGGCTCGCCAGCCTGGTGGAGCAGGGCGTGCTGAGTCGCGAGCCGTACCGGGAGCCCGGCAGTCGGCTGCGTCACGAGTACCGGCTGACGGAGAAGGGGCTGGATCTGTGGCCCGTGCTGGTCGCCGTCCTGGGATGGGGTGACCGGTACCTCGCCGACGCGGAGGGCCCGCCGCTCAGCGTCACCCACCGCGACTGCGGGGCCGAGGTCCGCGCCGAGCTGCGCTGCGCCGACGGGCACGATGTCGCCCGGCCACGCGACGTGATGCCCAGCCCGGGTCCCGGCGCCCGTCGCCGCGTCCCCTGACGCCGCGCCCCGCACCCCTGGCCTAGGTAGGCCGTCCGTCGGCGGCGCTCATCGTCGGGCGCGCGGCGCGCGCGACCCCCGGCGCGGTTTCGCATCGATGACCGTGCGCGCCAAAGCAGACCGGATGTCGGTTGGGTGTGACGGTGCCTGTTCGCCAGCATGTCGGGGGTGTTGCGGCCAGGTGGCCGATCAAGGTCGGTGAATCCAGGCGAATTCAAGCCTTGTTAATGATCTTAAGTATGTGAATACTTCAGTCTCAGTCGGCCGGTTTCCCCAGATCGGCCGGGTTGCCCTCGGGTCAGCCGCCCCCGGCCAGACCCGCTCCCCCGCCCAGGAGGTTGTTACATGCGACCCACGAGGTCCTCATTCCGTGTTGCGGCTACAGTCGCCGTTTCCGGAACGCTGGTCGTCGGCACGCTCATCGGCGCGCCGGCTCAAGCCGCTCCCGCCGCGTCGCCCGACACCGCCGCCGCGATCTCCGCGGAACTCGGCGACCGCTCCGCCGGCTCGTACATCGATGCCAGCGGCAAGTCCGTCGTCACGGTGACCGACGCCGCCGCCGCCAGCAAGGCGAGCAAGGCCGGCGCCGTCGTCCGTTACGTCACCCGCGGCGCCGCCGAGCTCAACCGGGCCACCGCCGACCTGGAGCGCTCCGCCAAGATCCCGGGCACCGCCTGGTGGAGCGACCCGGTCACCAACCAGGTCGTCGTCTCCGTCGACAGCACCGTCACCGGTGCCAAGCTGGAGCGGGTCAAGGCCGCCGCCGCGCGGGCCAACGGCGCGGTCCGGGTCGAGGCCGAGGCCGGCGTGCTGAGCACCCGGATCTCCGGCGGCCAGGCCATCTACGCCGGCGGGGGCGGGCGCTGCTCGCTCGGCTTCAACGTGCGCAGTGGCAGCACCTACTACTTCCTGACGGCCGGGCACTGCACCAACATCTCGGCCAGCTGGTACTCGAACTCCGCCCAGACCGCGCTGCTCGGCACCCGTGCCGGCACCAGCTTCCCGGGCAACGACTACGGCATCGTGCGGCACAACAACTCGGCCAACGCCGCCGGCAACGTCTACCTCTACAACGGCAGCTACCGGG is a window of Micromonospora sp. WMMD961 DNA encoding:
- a CDS encoding acyl-ACP desaturase translates to MTVSTTLSQTALLVELEPVVARNLDRHLSLAKEWFPHEYVPWSEGRTFDGPLGGEAWSPTDSTIPDVARTALIVNLLTEDNLPSYHHEIATLFGRDGAWGTWVHRWTAEEGRHGVAIRDYLTVTRAVDPVALERARMTHMSEGYTNAHGDEVLHSLAYVSFQELATRISHRNTGKATGDPACEALLARVAADENLHMVFYRNLLAAAFELAPSQAMRAVADVVADFQMPGSGIDGFARKSVAIALAGIYDLRQHRDEVLQPVLRQWDVFNVTGLDADGEAAREQLAAQLANLDRAASRFEEKRDARASRLALR
- a CDS encoding helix-turn-helix domain-containing protein — encoded protein: MRPPALDWSVENCTIARAMEVLGERWTLVVLREVFTGVRRFDDMRVRTGIPRQVLTNRLASLVEQGVLSREPYREPGSRLRHEYRLTEKGLDLWPVLVAVLGWGDRYLADAEGPPLSVTHRDCGAEVRAELRCADGHDVARPRDVMPSPGPGARRRVP
- a CDS encoding S1 family peptidase, with protein sequence MRPTRSSFRVAATVAVSGTLVVGTLIGAPAQAAPAASPDTAAAISAELGDRSAGSYIDASGKSVVTVTDAAAASKASKAGAVVRYVTRGAAELNRATADLERSAKIPGTAWWSDPVTNQVVVSVDSTVTGAKLERVKAAAARANGAVRVEAEAGVLSTRISGGQAIYAGGGGRCSLGFNVRSGSTYYFLTAGHCTNISASWYSNSAQTALLGTRAGTSFPGNDYGIVRHNNSANAAGNVYLYNGSYRDITGAGNASVGQSVQRSGSTTGLRSGSVNATNATVNYAEGSVSGLIRTNVCAEPGDSGGSLFAGSTALGLTSGGSGNCRTGGTTYFQPVTEALSRYGVSVF
- a CDS encoding PaaI family thioesterase yields the protein MTQTQEPARSRTFTWADPSVNAAQVGRRGGLDMLRAMIAGELAAPPVMHLLDMTRMEADEGRVVVELTPQEFHYNPLGTVHGGVLSTLLDTAAGCAVHTTLPAGVGYTSLDLNVKFLRPVTVESGTLRCEGTVLQRGRRTALAEARITDANARLIAHATSTCLLLPQT